One segment of Streptomyces sp. NBC_00576 DNA contains the following:
- a CDS encoding LysR family transcriptional regulator: MDLDLRKLRYFTAVADQLHFGRAAEELHIAQPVLSRQIRALEQDLGASLFTRDRHGVALTDAGRQLLADAGPLLASAHAVRRRVSAAARGSRRLMVGFRAGIPVIPATRAFEARHPDVVVDVQRIEGDDQAPMLLDGRIDVGYVRLPIDEAGLRVTPLYTEPRVAVLPAGHRLAGKEEVTEADLAGEPLVWHADPGTQPTRRPHPNAGYLVRGVDETLEHVAAGRGISFLARSAAVFYSHPDVIYVPIPDLAPDQVCLAVAASRTSPVVDDFITAAQATAEITAECGNHEMWQLGGDAVPKHG; the protein is encoded by the coding sequence ATGGATCTGGACCTGCGCAAATTGCGTTACTTCACCGCCGTGGCCGACCAGTTGCACTTCGGCCGCGCCGCCGAAGAGCTGCATATCGCGCAGCCGGTGCTCAGCCGGCAGATCCGCGCGCTCGAGCAGGATCTCGGCGCCTCGCTGTTCACCAGGGATCGCCACGGCGTAGCGCTGACCGACGCGGGCCGACAACTGCTGGCCGACGCCGGTCCGCTGCTCGCCTCCGCGCACGCGGTCCGCCGCCGGGTGTCCGCGGCGGCCCGCGGCAGCCGGCGGCTGATGGTCGGTTTCCGGGCCGGCATCCCGGTCATCCCGGCGACGCGGGCGTTCGAGGCCCGGCACCCGGACGTGGTCGTGGACGTGCAGCGGATCGAAGGGGACGACCAGGCCCCGATGCTGCTCGACGGCCGCATCGACGTCGGCTATGTGCGGCTGCCCATCGACGAGGCCGGCCTGCGCGTCACCCCGCTGTACACCGAGCCGCGGGTGGCGGTGCTGCCCGCCGGCCACCGGTTGGCCGGCAAGGAGGAGGTCACCGAGGCCGACCTGGCCGGTGAACCGCTGGTCTGGCATGCCGACCCGGGCACGCAGCCCACCAGGCGCCCGCACCCCAACGCCGGGTACCTGGTGCGCGGGGTGGACGAGACGCTCGAGCATGTCGCGGCCGGCCGGGGTATCTCGTTCCTGGCCCGTTCGGCGGCCGTGTTCTACTCACATCCGGATGTCATCTATGTGCCCATCCCGGATCTGGCGCCCGACCAGGTGTGCCTCGCGGTGGCGGCATCGCGCACCTCGCCAGTGGTCGATGACTTCATCACCGCGGCTCAGGCGACGGCCGAGATCACGGCAGAATGCGGGAACCATGAAATGTGGCAGCTTGGCGGCGATGCCGTGCCAAAGCACGGTTGA
- a CDS encoding SDR family NAD(P)-dependent oxidoreductase has product MGKLDGKVAVITGGSTGMALAGAKLFVEEGAHVFIQARRQEALDDAVKLIGRNVTAVQGDAAELDDLDRLYDTVKREKGSIDVLWASAGMGEPAVLGEITEEQFHRAFWLNARGTLFTVQKALPLINDNGSIFMTGSNASLGAFPGWSLYAGSKAVQQAWARVWLNELRDRKIRVNVLTPGQVATAKQEELFDEATRAAFESLIPRGKMGRPQEIATVALFLASGDSSYVNGLELVTDGGTTAI; this is encoded by the coding sequence GTGGGAAAGCTCGATGGCAAGGTAGCGGTGATCACCGGCGGATCCACCGGAATGGCACTGGCCGGCGCCAAACTGTTCGTCGAGGAAGGAGCGCACGTCTTCATCCAGGCCCGGCGGCAGGAAGCACTGGACGACGCCGTCAAGCTGATCGGCCGCAACGTCACCGCCGTCCAGGGTGACGCGGCCGAACTGGACGACCTGGACCGCTTGTACGACACCGTCAAGCGGGAAAAGGGCTCGATCGACGTGCTGTGGGCCAGCGCCGGGATGGGCGAACCCGCCGTCCTCGGCGAGATCACCGAGGAACAGTTCCACCGCGCCTTCTGGCTCAACGCGCGCGGCACCCTGTTCACCGTGCAGAAGGCACTGCCGCTGATCAACGACAACGGCTCGATCTTCATGACCGGATCCAACGCCTCCCTCGGCGCCTTCCCCGGCTGGAGCCTCTACGCGGGAAGCAAAGCCGTCCAGCAGGCCTGGGCCCGCGTCTGGCTCAACGAACTGCGCGACCGCAAGATCCGGGTCAACGTCCTGACCCCCGGCCAGGTCGCCACCGCCAAACAGGAAGAACTGTTCGACGAGGCAACCAGGGCCGCATTCGAGTCCCTCATCCCCCGCGGAAAGATGGGCCGCCCCCAAGAAATCGCCACCGTCGCCCTGTTCCTCGCCTCCGGCGACTCCAGCTACGTCAACGGCCTGGAACTCGTCACCGACGGCGGCACCACCGCCATCTGA
- a CDS encoding NADPH-dependent F420 reductase gives MSSITLIGTGNMARTIGTLAVAGGNTVEVMGRDQSKADDLAKALGGGATMGKWGAVPAGDIVITALLYDGVVPVVAEYGDALAGKVIVDISNPFNATFDGLAHSEETSIAQEVAKVAPAGASVVKAFNTIFRNVLEKGRPDVFIAGDNAQAKAGVAAFIESLGLRPLDVGGLKMAHWLEGMGLVTMGLAGNGVGHWDFALGVNEFTG, from the coding sequence ATGAGCAGCATCACCCTCATCGGTACGGGGAACATGGCCCGTACCATCGGCACGCTCGCGGTGGCGGGCGGCAACACCGTCGAGGTCATGGGACGCGATCAGTCCAAGGCCGATGACCTCGCCAAGGCTCTGGGCGGCGGCGCGACGATGGGCAAGTGGGGCGCCGTCCCGGCCGGGGACATCGTCATCACGGCCCTGTTGTACGACGGTGTCGTTCCGGTCGTCGCCGAGTACGGAGACGCCCTCGCGGGCAAGGTCATCGTCGACATCAGCAACCCCTTCAACGCCACGTTCGACGGACTGGCCCACAGCGAGGAGACCTCGATCGCGCAGGAAGTCGCCAAGGTGGCCCCGGCCGGCGCCAGTGTGGTGAAGGCGTTCAACACCATCTTCCGTAATGTCCTGGAGAAGGGTCGGCCCGACGTCTTCATCGCTGGCGACAATGCGCAGGCCAAGGCGGGCGTGGCGGCATTCATCGAGAGCCTCGGGCTGCGCCCGCTGGACGTCGGCGGCCTGAAAATGGCGCACTGGCTGGAAGGAATGGGCCTGGTCACGATGGGCCTCGCAGGCAACGGGGTTGGCCACTGGGACTTCGCCCTCGGCGTCAACGAATTTACCGGCTGA
- a CDS encoding helix-turn-helix domain-containing protein, with product MTDHLKDPQAVSWGDLTGVFALTDAEKDQAQKGAQAMVLASRVHRLAELRKRQHTTQVQVAEAMGVTQARVSRIEKGQLERSEVDTLAAYVKALGGKLKIVADFGDETYVLG from the coding sequence ATGACTGATCACCTCAAGGACCCGCAAGCCGTCTCCTGGGGAGACCTGACCGGGGTTTTCGCCCTCACCGATGCCGAAAAGGACCAGGCCCAGAAGGGGGCGCAGGCGATGGTCCTGGCCTCCCGTGTGCACCGCCTCGCCGAGTTGCGGAAGCGGCAGCACACCACACAGGTCCAGGTTGCCGAAGCCATGGGCGTGACCCAGGCCCGCGTCTCACGCATCGAGAAGGGGCAACTGGAGCGCAGTGAGGTCGACACCCTCGCTGCCTACGTCAAGGCGCTCGGCGGCAAGCTGAAGATCGTCGCTGACTTCGGCGACGAGACCTACGTCCTCGGCTGA
- a CDS encoding sensor histidine kinase translates to MGETTTAATPLLNLVLGGVPVLAAAATVVWSLAGHRTTAHTRLARPSAACALLSLTTTVTLTTDSNSYWKLAEAALLLLLIAAVTRWSPVREVRIAVPLAALAVATWPLPLIDGGFLERTGAASFWLIPALTAAAVGAYPRRVDQRRRAAVSEARRAQRLQLSRDLHDFVAHDVSGIVVQAQAARFVAATDPGQAVLALERIEKAGLNALEAMDRTVRMLDSDQEASGAECLPPGVTQLAALVDDFTAAGSTEAHLHLPPETADALIHAREAGAAAYRIVVEALTNIRRHAPEALRAEVRFTATLAGVELQVTNDAPRASPDRRSTVLRRHGGLGLPALTEHAEALGGTLTAGPHEGGWRLTAILPCKPPSQRSRSDLHDQRTRPDPHPPGR, encoded by the coding sequence ATGGGGGAGACGACAACAGCCGCAACTCCGCTGTTAAACCTGGTACTTGGCGGCGTCCCGGTACTCGCGGCGGCAGCCACCGTGGTGTGGTCCCTGGCCGGCCACCGCACCACCGCCCATACGCGCCTGGCCCGCCCGTCGGCTGCCTGCGCGCTGCTGTCGTTGACGACCACCGTGACCCTCACCACGGATTCGAACTCCTACTGGAAGCTCGCGGAGGCCGCCCTGCTGCTGCTCCTCATCGCGGCGGTGACGCGCTGGTCGCCTGTGCGGGAGGTGCGGATCGCGGTGCCCCTCGCAGCCCTCGCGGTGGCAACCTGGCCCTTACCGCTGATCGACGGCGGCTTCTTGGAACGTACGGGCGCGGCGTCGTTCTGGTTGATCCCCGCACTCACCGCGGCGGCGGTCGGCGCGTATCCGCGCCGCGTGGACCAGCGCCGACGCGCCGCGGTCAGTGAGGCCCGGCGCGCCCAGCGGCTGCAGCTCTCCCGTGATCTGCACGACTTCGTGGCCCATGACGTCAGCGGCATTGTCGTGCAGGCCCAGGCAGCCCGCTTCGTGGCCGCGACCGATCCGGGCCAGGCGGTCCTGGCTCTGGAGCGGATCGAGAAGGCGGGCCTGAACGCTCTGGAAGCGATGGACCGCACGGTCCGCATGCTGGACAGCGACCAGGAGGCATCGGGCGCGGAGTGTCTTCCGCCAGGAGTGACCCAACTCGCAGCGCTAGTAGACGACTTCACGGCCGCAGGCAGCACGGAGGCCCATCTCCACCTGCCGCCCGAGACGGCGGACGCCCTCATTCATGCGCGGGAGGCCGGCGCGGCGGCGTACCGGATCGTGGTCGAGGCGCTCACGAACATCCGTAGACACGCGCCCGAGGCCCTGCGTGCGGAAGTCCGCTTCACCGCCACCCTCGCAGGCGTGGAACTACAGGTAACCAACGACGCACCGCGCGCATCCCCCGACCGTCGCTCCACCGTTCTGCGCCGCCACGGCGGCCTCGGCCTCCCGGCCCTCACCGAACACGCCGAGGCACTGGGCGGCACACTCACGGCGGGCCCGCACGAGGGCGGCTGGCGGCTCACAGCGATCCTTCCATGCAAGCCGCCCTCGCAAAGGAGCCGAAGTGACCTCCATGATCAACGCACCCGCCCTGACCCGCATCCTCCTGGCCGATGA
- a CDS encoding response regulator transcription factor, producing MINAPALTRILLADDQDAVRSGFRLILESQPDMTVVGEAADGSTAVDLARELRPDLVVADIRMPVLDGLEVTRRLAGPAALDPTRVLVVTTFDHDDYVRTALRDGACGFLLKRSGPGLLIEGVRAAMAGDILISPQVTVRLLQSLSTPTKPRPHEPSPLTSREEEIARLVAEGLTNAEIGARLFISSGTAKTHIANIQAKLKVRNRVGIAAWSWETLSR from the coding sequence ATGATCAACGCACCCGCCCTGACCCGCATCCTCCTGGCCGATGACCAGGACGCGGTGCGCAGCGGGTTCCGCTTGATCCTCGAGTCCCAGCCGGACATGACGGTTGTGGGCGAGGCGGCGGACGGCTCCACGGCCGTCGACCTGGCCCGTGAGCTTCGGCCCGACCTGGTCGTCGCGGACATCCGTATGCCGGTCCTCGACGGCTTGGAGGTGACCCGCCGCCTGGCGGGTCCGGCCGCTCTCGACCCGACCCGCGTCCTCGTGGTCACCACCTTCGACCACGACGACTACGTCCGCACCGCCCTTCGCGACGGCGCCTGCGGCTTCCTCCTGAAACGGTCGGGCCCCGGCCTGCTGATCGAGGGGGTACGGGCGGCCATGGCAGGCGACATCCTCATCAGTCCCCAGGTCACGGTCCGCCTCCTCCAGTCCCTGTCCACCCCCACCAAGCCGCGACCCCACGAGCCCTCACCCCTCACGTCGCGCGAGGAGGAGATCGCCCGCCTGGTGGCCGAGGGCCTGACAAATGCCGAGATAGGCGCGCGCCTGTTCATCTCCTCCGGCACGGCGAAGACGCACATAGCCAACATCCAGGCCAAGTTGAAGGTACGCAACCGCGTGGGCATCGCGGCCTGGTCCTGGGAGACGCTCAGTAGATAG
- a CDS encoding family 78 glycoside hydrolase catalytic domain, translating to MALLTTLLALVGGVTVLMPSAQAATAAPTVLTVGGLAAPADVAPGSAPLLGWHVGGDRQSAYQIQVATTSSALTGTPDVWDSGQVTSTTDSNVTYAGATLTASSGYYWRVRTWDSSGAASAWSATAAFGTGPGTTWSAATPIWSGAPTAWTDYTFQGSFVINAKYASVTFRAQDTSNYYLWQFKGGGVNTLAPQVQKNGTFTALKTAVALPFALTTGSAYNFRIVASGSTFTTYLKAAADTTWTLVDTTTDATFNSGGIGFRTGLTEQATFDDITVTDSSANSLYSNDFSALDNADFGCGTITGGALFVDKSKNCVTGLPTAWTDYTFQGSFVITANIASVTFREKDTSNFYLWQFKGNGVNTLAPQVQKSGTYTALKTAVALPIALTTGSTYNFRIVASGSTFTTYLKAAADTTWTLVDTTTDATYSSGGIGFRTGSTEQATFDDITVTDPNGSSLYSNDFSDSSNADFSCGTITSAALVIGTSKNCGTGLLTVPSWTFLRGTTNLASGKSIAWAHLYATGASTTPARQFVYKLWVNGSYVGVGPTRPVGSETRYDGYDVTSLLNAGAANTIGALAYTTSDQRFLAQLVVRYTDGTSKTYGTGAGWKALDGTRILPNVGSIGTSYYTAPKENFDARRYPFGFATAAFNAAAWPSAVTKGSFSNLQPTPTAKVRQTSQTPASVTEYSSGNYFIDYGRTWIGGLSLTLSGTAGQVVDIRYGQVTSGTNTVKYQTAAGNTYQDKWVLKAGSQQLETWGPRVFRYVQVIGAPTGLTAADFTAEAYLYPFDESAGVFNSSDSALNKVWALSRNTIETGNQNLYVDSWERERGYYEADSYLQLLGNLYTGGDSALGDYSLSLLLSNRTWPTEWPMYTILALHDSYEATGSTAPLSAAYTTLQGKLPDEWYDSSTGLIHKTTGSSGASSCNDCDIVDWPSSQRDGYVFTSYNTVINAIAYRSYADMADIATALGKTSDAATYTAKAAAIKTAVNANMWDSSKGAYRDGLNNDGTVINHYAVQASAFATAFGLASSSQAGQVATYLGTRGMACSVYCAGFLIQAMYEGNRPDLAYTLLTSTGTNSWMNMINAGAGATMEAWTLSQKSNTTYSHPWAAAPAFNIPQDMFGIRATAPGFATFQIKPQPTSVTWADVTVPTGHGTIGAAFDTTSGGRVDISVNIPANTSSSVYLPGGTEGTTSVFMDGSSVAATYDNGFLRVDDVQPGCHIVTTSSDSTPYSDTKLTGIC from the coding sequence ATGGCCCTGCTCACCACGTTGCTCGCTCTCGTCGGCGGAGTGACGGTACTGATGCCCTCGGCGCAGGCCGCCACCGCCGCGCCCACGGTCCTGACCGTCGGCGGACTGGCTGCTCCCGCAGACGTCGCCCCCGGGTCCGCGCCGCTCCTCGGCTGGCATGTCGGCGGTGACCGGCAGAGTGCCTACCAGATACAGGTCGCCACCACGTCCTCGGCTCTGACCGGGACGCCGGACGTGTGGGACTCGGGCCAGGTCACCTCCACCACCGACAGCAACGTGACGTATGCCGGCGCGACCCTCACCGCCTCCTCCGGCTACTACTGGCGGGTCCGCACCTGGGACTCCTCGGGTGCCGCCTCCGCCTGGTCGGCCACCGCAGCCTTCGGTACGGGGCCCGGCACCACCTGGTCCGCGGCGACCCCCATCTGGAGCGGCGCGCCCACTGCCTGGACGGACTACACCTTCCAGGGCAGCTTTGTCATCAACGCCAAGTACGCCAGCGTCACCTTCCGCGCGCAGGACACCAGTAACTACTACCTGTGGCAGTTCAAGGGCGGCGGTGTGAACACGCTCGCCCCGCAGGTCCAGAAGAATGGAACGTTCACGGCCCTCAAGACTGCTGTGGCGCTGCCGTTCGCTTTGACCACCGGCTCGGCCTACAACTTCCGGATCGTGGCCTCCGGTTCGACCTTCACCACGTATCTGAAGGCTGCCGCCGACACCACCTGGACCCTCGTCGACACCACCACCGACGCCACCTTCAACTCAGGCGGCATCGGCTTCCGCACGGGTCTGACCGAGCAGGCCACCTTCGACGACATCACCGTGACCGACTCCAGCGCCAACTCCCTCTACAGCAATGACTTCAGCGCCTTGGACAACGCCGACTTCGGCTGCGGCACCATCACCGGCGGCGCCCTGTTCGTCGACAAGAGCAAGAACTGCGTCACCGGGCTGCCCACCGCCTGGACGGACTACACCTTCCAGGGCAGCTTCGTCATCACCGCCAACATCGCCAGCGTCACCTTCCGTGAGAAGGACACCAGCAACTTCTACCTGTGGCAGTTCAAGGGCAACGGTGTGAACACCCTCGCCCCGCAGGTCCAGAAGAGCGGAACGTATACGGCCCTCAAGACCGCCGTGGCGCTGCCGATCGCCCTGACCACCGGCTCGACCTACAACTTCCGGATCGTGGCCTCCGGTTCGACCTTCACCACGTATCTGAAGGCCGCCGCCGACACCACCTGGACCCTCGTCGACACCACCACCGACGCCACCTACTCCTCCGGTGGCATCGGGTTCCGTACCGGCAGCACCGAGCAGGCCACCTTCGACGACATCACCGTCACCGACCCCAACGGCAGCTCCCTGTACAGCAACGACTTCAGCGACTCGTCCAACGCCGACTTCAGCTGCGGCACCATCACCAGCGCCGCCCTGGTCATCGGCACCAGCAAGAACTGCGGCACCGGACTGCTGACCGTACCCAGCTGGACGTTCCTGCGCGGCACCACGAACCTGGCCTCCGGCAAGTCCATCGCCTGGGCCCACCTGTACGCCACCGGAGCCTCCACCACCCCGGCACGTCAGTTCGTCTACAAGCTGTGGGTCAACGGCAGTTACGTCGGCGTCGGCCCCACCCGGCCGGTCGGCTCCGAGACCCGCTACGACGGTTACGACGTGACCTCCCTGCTGAACGCGGGCGCCGCCAACACCATCGGCGCACTCGCCTACACCACCAGCGACCAGCGATTCCTGGCACAGCTGGTGGTCCGGTACACCGACGGCACCAGCAAGACCTACGGCACCGGAGCCGGCTGGAAGGCCCTGGACGGCACGCGGATCCTGCCGAACGTCGGCTCCATCGGCACCAGCTACTACACGGCGCCCAAGGAGAACTTCGACGCCCGCCGCTACCCGTTCGGCTTCGCCACGGCCGCCTTCAACGCCGCCGCCTGGCCGTCGGCGGTCACCAAGGGCTCCTTCAGTAACCTGCAGCCCACGCCGACCGCCAAGGTCAGACAGACATCCCAGACCCCCGCCTCGGTCACCGAGTACTCCAGCGGCAACTACTTCATCGACTACGGCCGCACCTGGATCGGCGGCCTCTCCCTGACCCTGAGCGGCACCGCCGGACAGGTGGTGGACATCCGCTACGGCCAGGTCACCTCCGGCACCAACACCGTCAAGTACCAGACCGCGGCCGGCAACACCTACCAGGACAAGTGGGTCCTGAAGGCGGGCAGTCAGCAACTGGAGACCTGGGGCCCGCGTGTCTTCCGGTACGTCCAGGTCATCGGCGCCCCCACCGGCCTGACCGCCGCCGACTTCACCGCGGAGGCGTACCTGTACCCGTTCGACGAGTCGGCGGGCGTCTTCAACTCCTCCGACAGCGCCCTCAACAAGGTCTGGGCGCTGTCCCGCAACACCATCGAGACCGGCAACCAGAACCTCTACGTCGACTCCTGGGAGCGTGAGCGCGGTTACTACGAGGCCGACTCCTACCTCCAGCTTCTGGGCAACCTCTACACCGGCGGCGACTCGGCGCTCGGCGACTACTCGTTGAGCCTCCTGCTCTCCAACCGGACCTGGCCCACCGAGTGGCCGATGTACACGATCCTGGCCCTGCACGACAGCTACGAGGCCACCGGCAGTACCGCGCCGCTGTCCGCCGCCTACACCACCCTTCAGGGCAAGCTCCCCGACGAGTGGTACGACTCCTCGACCGGCCTGATCCACAAGACCACCGGCAGCAGCGGCGCGAGCAGTTGCAACGACTGCGACATCGTCGACTGGCCCTCCTCGCAGCGCGACGGCTACGTCTTCACCTCCTACAACACCGTCATCAACGCCATCGCCTACCGCTCCTACGCGGACATGGCCGACATCGCCACCGCACTGGGCAAGACCTCGGACGCCGCTACGTACACGGCCAAGGCCGCCGCCATCAAGACCGCGGTCAACGCGAACATGTGGGACTCGTCCAAGGGCGCCTACCGTGACGGACTGAACAACGACGGCACCGTGATCAACCACTACGCCGTCCAGGCCAGCGCCTTCGCCACCGCGTTCGGCCTCGCCAGCTCCTCGCAGGCCGGGCAGGTGGCCACCTACCTGGGCACCCGCGGCATGGCGTGCAGCGTCTACTGCGCCGGCTTCCTCATCCAGGCCATGTACGAGGGCAACCGGCCCGATCTCGCGTACACCCTGCTGACCTCGACCGGGACCAACAGCTGGATGAACATGATCAACGCGGGGGCGGGCGCCACCATGGAGGCCTGGACCCTGTCGCAGAAGTCCAACACCACCTACTCACACCCCTGGGCGGCGGCCCCCGCCTTCAACATCCCCCAGGACATGTTCGGCATCCGGGCCACCGCACCGGGCTTCGCGACCTTCCAGATCAAGCCCCAGCCCACCTCGGTCACCTGGGCCGACGTCACGGTGCCCACCGGCCACGGCACCATCGGCGCGGCCTTCGACACCACCAGCGGCGGTCGCGTCGACATCAGCGTGAACATCCCGGCCAACACCAGTTCCTCGGTGTACCTGCCCGGCGGCACGGAGGGTACGACCAGCGTCTTCATGGACGGCAGCAGCGTCGCCGCCACCTACGACAACGGTTTCCTGCGCGTCGACGACGTCCAGCCCGGCTGCCACATCGTCACCACCTCCTCCGACAGCACCCCATACAGCGACACCAAGCTCACCGGCATCTGCTAG
- a CDS encoding SDR family oxidoreductase, with protein sequence MDLSTSTVLVTGANRGLGRALAAELLSRGATVYAGARNPDQVDLPGVRPIALDITDPASVAAAAKAAGDVTVLINNAGISTGGDLLAGDPDNIRRDMDTNFYGTLSVVRAFAPQIEANGGGAILNVLSVLSWFTFPELGSYCAAKSAQWALTNALRVQLADQGIRVAGLHVAGMDTDMSRDLDGPKTAPADVARLAADGLAEGAYEIVVDDISRQVQGGLAGGVAALYPQLP encoded by the coding sequence ATGGACCTCTCCACCAGCACTGTTCTCGTCACCGGAGCCAACCGTGGCCTCGGCCGCGCCCTCGCCGCAGAGCTGCTCAGCCGCGGCGCCACCGTCTACGCCGGTGCCCGCAACCCCGACCAGGTCGACCTGCCGGGCGTGCGGCCGATCGCGCTCGACATCACCGACCCCGCCTCCGTGGCGGCCGCCGCCAAGGCTGCCGGTGACGTCACCGTCCTGATCAACAACGCAGGCATATCCACCGGCGGCGACCTGCTCGCCGGGGACCCGGACAACATCCGCCGGGACATGGACACCAACTTCTACGGCACCCTCTCCGTGGTCCGGGCCTTCGCACCGCAGATCGAGGCCAACGGCGGCGGCGCGATCCTCAACGTCCTGTCCGTCCTGTCCTGGTTCACCTTCCCGGAACTCGGCTCCTACTGCGCCGCCAAGTCCGCCCAGTGGGCGCTCACCAACGCCCTGCGCGTACAGCTCGCCGACCAGGGCATCCGGGTGGCCGGACTGCACGTCGCCGGCATGGACACCGACATGTCCCGGGACCTCGACGGACCCAAGACCGCCCCCGCCGATGTCGCCCGGCTCGCCGCAGACGGCCTCGCCGAGGGCGCCTACGAGATCGTCGTGGACGACATCAGCCGCCAGGTGCAGGGCGGGCTGGCCGGAGGGGTCGCCGCTCTGTACCCGCAGCTGCCCTGA
- a CDS encoding enoyl-CoA hydratase/isomerase family protein produces MTQHSMFSIETVAPKIRRVTFTNPPVNVVGADTVVQLIDVVDELSRDEEIQVVVFDSGTPGYFFNHADLGQVPELLALNAADGTPTWVELVTRLTSAPFISIASIRGRTRGGGDEITLAFDLRYASREEAFFCQPEVAIGIVPGGGGSDRLARLLGRDRALEAILTSEDYDAERAEQYGWVTRAVPDAELDDLVNGVGARIASFDKASVLGAKAQINRSTLPPVADLRASWAEFAESVNWPGFQARVPQLGKAIAEIGLDEIERNLGHYAALINQQG; encoded by the coding sequence ATGACGCAGCACAGCATGTTCAGCATCGAGACCGTGGCGCCGAAGATCCGCAGGGTGACCTTCACGAATCCGCCGGTGAACGTCGTCGGCGCGGACACTGTCGTCCAACTGATCGACGTCGTCGACGAGTTGAGCCGGGACGAGGAGATCCAGGTCGTCGTCTTCGACAGCGGCACGCCCGGATACTTCTTCAACCACGCCGATCTCGGCCAGGTGCCCGAACTCCTGGCGCTGAACGCCGCGGACGGGACTCCGACGTGGGTCGAGCTCGTCACCCGCCTGACCAGTGCCCCGTTCATCAGCATCGCCTCCATCCGTGGGCGCACCCGGGGCGGAGGCGACGAGATCACCCTGGCTTTCGACCTGCGCTACGCCAGCCGTGAGGAAGCCTTCTTCTGCCAGCCCGAGGTCGCGATCGGCATCGTCCCGGGCGGTGGCGGCAGCGACCGCCTGGCCCGGCTGCTGGGCCGGGACCGCGCACTCGAAGCGATCCTCACCAGCGAGGACTACGACGCCGAGCGCGCCGAACAGTACGGCTGGGTGACCCGGGCCGTCCCCGACGCCGAACTCGATGACCTCGTCAACGGTGTCGGGGCACGTATCGCGTCCTTCGACAAGGCGTCCGTGCTGGGCGCGAAGGCGCAGATCAACCGGTCGACACTGCCGCCGGTGGCCGATCTGCGCGCGTCCTGGGCGGAGTTCGCGGAGTCCGTCAACTGGCCGGGATTCCAGGCACGCGTGCCGCAGCTCGGGAAGGCCATCGCCGAGATCGGTCTCGACGAGATCGAGCGGAACCTCGGCCACTACGCAGCCCTCATCAACCAGCAGGGCTAG
- a CDS encoding class I SAM-dependent methyltransferase — protein sequence MTVGPELEQADVVVELGSGTGAITEAIVRRLAPGARLVAVELNPVFARRLADRYRDSTVEVVHGSAEDLAALSPCPVDVIVSGLPWTVMPHEQHCRILDAVAGVLRENGRFSTFAYVHAAWTPPARRFAEELTARFSSVERSRVVWPNLPPAYVHRAAHPIHTPHPTPARMPAPTRTLQHRSTP from the coding sequence ATGACGGTCGGCCCGGAACTGGAACAGGCGGACGTCGTGGTGGAGTTGGGGTCCGGCACCGGCGCGATCACCGAAGCGATCGTGCGACGGCTGGCTCCCGGGGCGCGGCTGGTCGCGGTGGAACTCAATCCGGTATTCGCCCGCCGGCTCGCGGACCGGTACCGGGACAGCACCGTCGAGGTGGTCCACGGTTCCGCCGAGGACCTGGCGGCACTCTCCCCGTGCCCGGTCGACGTCATCGTCTCCGGTCTGCCGTGGACCGTCATGCCGCACGAACAGCACTGCCGGATCCTCGACGCGGTGGCCGGCGTACTGCGTGAGAACGGCCGGTTCAGCACCTTTGCCTACGTACACGCGGCCTGGACACCCCCCGCCCGCCGGTTCGCCGAAGAGCTGACGGCGCGGTTCTCCAGCGTGGAGCGCAGCCGGGTCGTATGGCCGAATCTCCCGCCTGCGTACGTGCACCGCGCGGCCCACCCGATCCACACACCACATCCCACCCCTGCTCGAATGCCGGCCCCCACTCGAACCCTTCAGCACCGGAGCACACCATGA